TCGGTAATCGCCCGGTTCAGCTCCGGCACGTTATGCCCATGTACATTCAGCCATACCGACGAGAAGCCGTCATAATAGGCGCGGCCCTGTACATCGTACAGCATGATGCCCTCGCCGCGCTCGATAATAAGCGGGTCCGAGCCGTTGTAATCTTTCATTTGCGTGAAGGGATGCCATAGATGCGCCTTGTTCATGGCGGATAGCTGCTCATACACCGATGCCAAGCCATATCACTCTCCGTTCATCCTATGAATTGTTAACCAAACCTTATGCTCACAGGTTAACAATGAAACGTAGCCATTTTAGCAGACGGCGGCAGGCCTTGTAAAGGAGAGGGACTAAATCTATATTGAAAAGGTGTATCGGCTCCTATTTGCGGGCAGTCCCTAACTTATCTGATTTACCACTCTAAAATTTTGGCTCTGTTACTGTTTATTGTTGATTTTCGAACAAAAGAAAACCGCCCACTAAAAGGCGGTTAACTAAACTATCGTATTCCGTCGTAGTTTAGTCCGGACGATCTAACCCAACAACCTCACCCAGATTCGTTAGCCCCCAGACTTCTGCAATTCGTTTATCGTCCATACGAATGAGTTCAAGGATCATCGGCTGCCTTCCGACGGTAGTGATTCCCCTTATACTGGTGCGGCTTGCAGCCTCATCGCCATCGACAAAGAGGTCTTCGACAACCACTGCGGTGGCCGGGAACATTTTGATGAACCAGTACAAAGATTATTCCTCTAATATTTCGAATAGCCTGATTTACTCGTCATGCACTGAATATCCTTCATGCTGTGGATATCCTCTTCAGTGCTAAAGCGCACAAAAAAAGCCATCGTCACTTGACGTGACGATGGCTTTTTGACCTTATTACATCATATCCAACGAAATTTTATTCCCATCATATCGAATGACATCGGTATTGTCGTTGCTATTATGCCGGATTTCTTTTGTTTTGTTCGTTAATATGTCATAAACGTAATACTTATCTATTAGAGGATTGGGATCCGGTCCCGGGCTCTCCTGCCAATAAAAAATCTTCGTTTTATAAATGTTATAACCGTAATGATAACCGCCTGCATAATGGAGTGTAGCTACACGGCGGTCTTTTTTTGTCTGAAGATTATATACATGAAGCTCGAACCACGGAGATTGTGGTACTTCTGTTGGTTTATAGGCAGTCGTATAAACCAACCATGCTCCCGAGGCATGTACGCCCTCCACAAATGAGTACAAAGGTTCCGGAATTGATTTCTTTGTAACCGTTAAAGGCAGTGAAAAAAGTTTAACCGACTTCTGCACAGTTAAATCCTTCTCTGATTTCGGACTTAAATAGAACGTAATGGGGGTTATCGGATGAATGTTTACTATTGAATTCTTGTCGGCCAATTCCGGCGCAGGCGTCCAAACGACTCCTCGATCGGTCATTGTAGCAAATATAAATTTTTTTTCAGCCTCATCAGTATAAGAAACGGAGTACGACTTAGCATCTAATCGGATCATGTATTTCTGCTCTGTTTGAGGTTTTGTTAAGGCCGCTTTGCCGTCCTGCTGATTGCTGGCTGGAGCCGAATCCGCATCACTGCCATTTGGATTTGCTGAGGCTTGATTTGTTGACGTATTTGATGGTGAGGCATTCTTGTAACTGTCATTGGGTGCGGATTGATTTATGTTGCCTTTGGAATGTTTCGCAGATACAGATGAACTGCATCCCACCAATACGACTGCTGTAACGATTCCATACAGAAGAAGATAAATCAACTTTTTCACTTGACAGTCCTCCTAAAACATATTCTCAGTCGAGGACGGCTAATTACATAACTGCGGTTTTAAATTTCATGGGAGCTTAGAGAGAGGTCACCGCACTTCAGCTTACTGTTCAATGGAAATTGTTACCAATCCATTGCTCTTAGTGAATTTGACAACATTACCGTATGCTTCTGCGATACCTCTTAGCGGCAAATACACACGTCCATTCTTCAAAATCGCTTCTTGACGAATTGGGAAGATCTTATTGTTATCTTTGAATTTCTTTTCACCTATTTTTATCAAAAATCTCTCTTTGATGTAGTCATCCTTATCTGTAAATGCGAATGATAAAGTTTTCTGCTCATTGTTCCACCAGATCCCTTTCCCTGGTACAAGAAATGGAAGAACATCCGTTACATAACTTGGGCTGACTAAGATACTTCCCCTAATGAGAATGTATTCTTCGTTATTTAGATTTGCTTTTCTATCGTTAGCATATTCGATTTTTACTGATTTAACAGTGGCTGCCGCATTCACAGGAATACCAGGTACCCCTAAGGAGTATAAAGCGTATCCCCTTTTACCTCCCCATTCACCGTAGTAAAGGAGGTCACTGCTAGGTCCAGCGCTATATACATTGAATTCTGCTGTATCGGATATCGTTTGCGTATACGAACCATTCTCACATTTCATGTACCCATAATGTACCATAGGTTCGGCTGTACTGTGCGTCTCCTTCAAGTAATAGGTTTTTTTAGACCAGACTAGGAATTTCGGTGGTGTCTCGCAAGAAGACGTTTTTTCGGTTACTTGTGTGGTTTCCGCTACCTCGCTCGCTTGTACCATGTGAGACGCTACGTTTTGCCCCTCTACAGCCGCTTTGCCGCATGCTGACATTCCAATCACGCAGAAGCACAACGTAATAATCATAGCCATCTTTTTGTTCATTATGGCTCCCCATTTGATTCGTCACAAATATAGACGAGAGTTGATGTTCTCTTCTCTCTTAAACGTCGAGATTCTCATTTTTGTTTCAAGACGATACCATGTAATTATTACCCAGTAAATCTTGTTTAATCTGCCCGGTAGCTTAATAAGAAAATCAACAACAAAGATGATTAACATAGCCAAAATTTTAATCACATTACCAAGTATTAATATTATTATTAAAGGAAGGTGAGATGTTTCAAGGGAAAGAAATTTGCAGCACTGCTTCGCCGCCGCATTCCAAATCAAATAGGAGAGTGAGACGAATGTCCATAGTGTTCCCGGATCCGATGAAGCATCCTGATTGGACTCCTCCGCAGACCAAGGAGTTTTATGAACGGCTTGTTAAAGAAAGCGGAAGCTACGCATATCCTTGGAAGTCGGAATTTGACGAACCTACAGCCGAAATCATATTCGGGCGGAAGTTATCGTCGTATATTACCGACAGCTCTCAGGTGCTCGATGTTGGTTGCGGACACGGTGATTTTCTTAATAAGTGGGCATCACAAGCAAAAGAAGCCGTCGGAATCGATGCTGTAGAGGGATTTATTATAACAGCAAACAGATGTAAACCAGCGGGCTCTTTTCGTTTTTTGACAATAGATGTTGACGATGGTTTACCATTTTCTGATCATTACTTTGACGTGGTTTATTCGAAAAAAGGTCCTTGGTTGTTCACTGAACGGAATCGGGAAGGAAGTCGGGTCATAAAACCAGGCGGTGCAGTCCTTCAATTTATCCACGGTGGAACGGATGGGGGACTGAGGGCGCTGTTTCCCGGTCTATATTCCCCGTTAAATTGGAATAAAGACCAAGCGATACAACAACTTTCGGACCACCTTGGACTCCCCGATAGCGGACTATCGGACATAGATATCCAAGTCATTGAAGAAACCGAATATCTTTCAACTCCTGAGGACGTTCTTATTAAGAAATGCTTCGGCCAAACCAAGAGCTTAAAGGAGTTCGTTTGGAGGGAATGCTTTGGTGGTGTAGAGGAAATATTCAATAAGCATGCTGCTCCCAGAGGACTCAGAGTAACAAATTACTACTACATAGTGACCGCCAGATCTATTTAATGAGCTGCCGATGATTTTACTTCTGCCACATAATCTGCATCAGGTATGAATTCTTTCCCGCTCTTACTACAATCTGGTCAATGGGAATCGGGGTTTTTCTGGCGGTTTTCCCGACGGATGAGGTGCTGGATCATTTTATTGAACAATCCGTTAGTCAGGCATGAAGTGAAAAAATATATCTGGATGCCATACTACTCTGACTTCAGGCAAGTTGACATACCATGCTCAAACTGCTACTATAAGAAATATAATTTGTACACAATTTAATTTTACAAAATCATTAGGAGGATTATCAATGACAACTTTATACGACTTCCAAGCGGAAACAATCAAAGGTGAAAACAAATCATTGTCGGATTACAAAGGAAAGGTGATTGTCGTCGTCAATACGGCGAGCAAGTGCGGCTTCACGCGCCAATACGCCGACTTGCAGAAGCTCTACGAGCAGTATCAGGGCCAGGGTCTCGAAATTATCGGCTTTCCTTCCAATCAGTTCGGCGAGCAGGAGCCGGGCAGCAACGATGAAGTGGAGAGCTTTTGCCAAATCAATTACGGCGTAACGTTCCCTCTCTTTGCGAAAACAGACGTCCGTGATGAGACCGCTCATCCTGTATTCAAATACTTAACGGAAGCGGCTCCCTTCGAAGGCTTTGACACCACTGAGCCAGGCGGCAAAAAGATGGACTCCTATCTGAGCGAGAAGCACCCTCAGCGGATGAGCGATAATTCGATCAAGTGGAATTTCACCAAGTTTCTGATTGACCGTGAAGGCAAGGTCGTCAAACGGTTCGAATCTACCGTTGAGCCGCTGGATATGACAGCCGATATCGAGACGCTGCTGTAAACACCGGATTTACCGTAGAATAGAGGATAAATGCCGGGCCGGGCATAATATAATATAGAGAGAGTAGAGACGAATAGGTAAACGCCTGTTCAGGAGGAGAGATGCCATAATGTCATTGACTGCCCAATCGGAGAAAAGGATGGCCATGCTGCCGAAGGTCGATCTGCACGTTCATCTGGATGGAAGCGTAATGCCGGAAACGATTCTGGAGATGGGCCGATCCCAGGGCATTTCTCTTCCCGCAGACAGTGCGGAAGGGCTGCTGCCTTTCATAAGGGCCGCAGAAGATTGCGATAGCCTCCAGGATTATTTAGGCACCTTTGCGTTTGTGCTTCGTTTCCTGCAGGATGGGGAAGCGCTTGAGCGCGTCGCGTTCGAGCTCGTCATGCAGGCGGCACAGGAGAGGTGCCTGTACATGGAAGTCCGTTTTGCGCCGCAGCTTCATACGGAGAAAGGGCTGTCCCTGGAAGCGATTATCGGACATGTGATCAGCGGCCTTAAACGCGGGGAAGAGGCGTTCGGCGTGACAGCGAGGGTAATCGTCATCTGCATGCGGCATCATGATTTGACGACGAATAAGGCGGTCGCGGAAGCCGCGGCTGAGTGGCATGGCCGCGGTGTGGCTGCGATTGATCTTGCCGGAGATGAAGCCGGTTATCCGGCTCATTTGTTTCATGAGTTGTTCTCGTTTGCGAAGCAGAGAAGGCTCCCGGTTACGATCCATGCCGGAGAGGCGGCCGGCCCGGCCAACATTTACGAAGCGGTGGTTCATCTGGGGGCCAGCCGCGTCGGGCACGGAGTAAGGGTACGGGAAGACAGGGAAGTGCTGGAGCTGCTAAAAGCCCGGCGAATCCCGCTTGAAATGTGTCCCGTCAGCAATATTCAGACAAAGGCGGTCCCCGAATGGACACTCTATCCGCTGCCTGAATATCTTAATGAAGGTCTGCTCGTAACTGTAAATACGGATAACCGTACCGTTTCGGGGACAACCCTCCTTCACGAATACCGAATGCTGATGGAACATTGCGGAGTGACCGAGAACCAGATAGCGGACATCATCCATAACGGCTTGCGTGCCGCATTTGTCGAGGAAGCCGTCAAGGAACGGCTGTTGGAGAAGTTTAACAACGCCCGCTTGGAGCTTGGTTTTATGTAAAAAGGAGCCTCTCGGCTCCTTTTCTGGTAAGGGATAAGAAAGTATACGATTCGCTATACTGTTCTTATCTTTCTGAGTCAGAAGTATAATTGCCGGCCTTAACGTCTTTTTACCGCGACCGTGCGTTTAACTTTGGCGGCAGATTTCTTCGAATCTCTGACCTTCCGGTCGAACTTTTCCTTCGAGTCGGCCTGGATTTGTCCCCGGATTTCACCGTCTGGATTCTGCACCGTATGAACATTGACATAGGTATCCATAGTCTGCATCAATTTGACGAGATCCTCAATCGTGGACCCTTTAAGCGGTCCGACCAAATCTTCGCTCGTTAAGCTCCCCCGCACAATTCCCTTCCGGACTGTAATACCGAACTTATTGGGACCAAACAAAAATGCGATAATCGGCCCGTTCTCACCGGCTGCGCCCAGGTGAATGTGGGCTTCGGTGACCCTTTCGATATTTTTGACTTTCAACAGGAAATGCAGGCGCTCGCCGCTGCTGCTTAGCCGAAACCACGCCATACCGGTCGCGTCCGTATCAACAGGCGGCACTTCAAAGCGTCCCCGAAGCTTCGCTACAAAATTAGCCACTATTTATTCCTCCCTCTGAATGATTCTATAAAGTATTCAGAGACAGGGAGACATGATTGTACAACGACCTAATAGAAACCGCCAAATAATCCGGCAATACAGCCGTTATGAATGTCCCCTAAGGACAATCCGAACGATTATTTGACCATATTATCATAGTCCGTCTTAATCATTCCATAGTAAACCAAGTCCTCAAATTGATCCCACTTTGATATATGTTGTTTAAAGGTCCCTTCGTGTTTCATCCCAACCTTGGACATAACGTTCGACGAGGCCGGGTTTTTGACCATTGCCGCGGCCCATATTTTATTCAGCTTCAGCGTTTCAAACCCGAATTGGACCACTTGCTTTGCAGCTTCGGCCGCATAGCCTTTACCCCAGAAAGGTCTTCCCACCCAATAGGCAAGCTCGCCTCTATTATGCGGTTTCGCTATATTGATGCTTATGCATCCTATCAATACGGAATTGTCCTTGCCGACCATCGCAAAAGCGAATCCGTCGCCGGTTTCTGACCGGCCATGACAACCGCTGATCCAGGATTCAGCCGCCCCATCAGGGTAAGGGTAGGGAATGGACAGTGTTGTCCTGGCCACTTCGATATCTCCCGCGAGCTTCTGCACTTGGACTGAATCTCCTAATTCAAACGGTCTCAGAACTAACCTTTCCGTTTCGAAAGTTGGCTGCATTGGACACACCTCTTAATAAACGATTTTGAAGAATTATAATACAGCTGCCGAAAAATGCAATACTTACGGGAAAATATTCGGTGTACATGTTAAATCACCATCGTTATAGCCGGCAGCATATAAAAATGACATTCAAACCGTTATGGCTCGAATGTCATTTCTCTCTTTCGCTTTATTCGCTCGCGCCTTCAAAAAACGCGTACATCTTCCACGTATTATCGGGCATCTTCTTCAGCATGTACGTACCGTCCGAAGGCTTCGATTCAGAGGTTTGGTTCGTGCCTTGGGTAATCGTGATTTTATAACTCCCGCCTGCGGACTCGACGACGGCAAACCGGTCTGATTTTTCGGTTACCTTGAGAGCTGCGGCACTTTCTTGCTCCATTTCGATTTGAATGCCTTCTTGCGCCATTTCAATAAGCTCGTCTGTCGCTGTATTGTTATAGGCCAGATAATATCCTGTCTTGAACCGGGCGCTCACGTTGTACAATTCCTTTAAATTATGACCCGTCACGGCCGAATACTCTTGCGATTCGTTATCCGAGACCACTTTCA
This is a stretch of genomic DNA from Paenibacillus sp. sptzw28. It encodes these proteins:
- the add gene encoding adenosine deaminase; amino-acid sequence: MSLTAQSEKRMAMLPKVDLHVHLDGSVMPETILEMGRSQGISLPADSAEGLLPFIRAAEDCDSLQDYLGTFAFVLRFLQDGEALERVAFELVMQAAQERCLYMEVRFAPQLHTEKGLSLEAIIGHVISGLKRGEEAFGVTARVIVICMRHHDLTTNKAVAEAAAEWHGRGVAAIDLAGDEAGYPAHLFHELFSFAKQRRLPVTIHAGEAAGPANIYEAVVHLGASRVGHGVRVREDREVLELLKARRIPLEMCPVSNIQTKAVPEWTLYPLPEYLNEGLLVTVNTDNRTVSGTTLLHEYRMLMEHCGVTENQIADIIHNGLRAAFVEEAVKERLLEKFNNARLELGFM
- a CDS encoding class I SAM-dependent methyltransferase, translated to MSIVFPDPMKHPDWTPPQTKEFYERLVKESGSYAYPWKSEFDEPTAEIIFGRKLSSYITDSSQVLDVGCGHGDFLNKWASQAKEAVGIDAVEGFIITANRCKPAGSFRFLTIDVDDGLPFSDHYFDVVYSKKGPWLFTERNREGSRVIKPGGAVLQFIHGGTDGGLRALFPGLYSPLNWNKDQAIQQLSDHLGLPDSGLSDIDIQVIEETEYLSTPEDVLIKKCFGQTKSLKEFVWRECFGGVEEIFNKHAAPRGLRVTNYYYIVTARSI
- a CDS encoding ester cyclase yields the protein MYWFIKMFPATAVVVEDLFVDGDEAASRTSIRGITTVGRQPMILELIRMDDKRIAEVWGLTNLGEVVGLDRPD
- a CDS encoding glutathione peroxidase, translating into MTTLYDFQAETIKGENKSLSDYKGKVIVVVNTASKCGFTRQYADLQKLYEQYQGQGLEIIGFPSNQFGEQEPGSNDEVESFCQINYGVTFPLFAKTDVRDETAHPVFKYLTEAAPFEGFDTTEPGGKKMDSYLSEKHPQRMSDNSIKWNFTKFLIDREGKVVKRFESTVEPLDMTADIETLL
- a CDS encoding copper amine oxidase N-terminal domain-containing protein codes for the protein MNKKMAMIITLCFCVIGMSACGKAAVEGQNVASHMVQASEVAETTQVTEKTSSCETPPKFLVWSKKTYYLKETHSTAEPMVHYGYMKCENGSYTQTISDTAEFNVYSAGPSSDLLYYGEWGGKRGYALYSLGVPGIPVNAAATVKSVKIEYANDRKANLNNEEYILIRGSILVSPSYVTDVLPFLVPGKGIWWNNEQKTLSFAFTDKDDYIKERFLIKIGEKKFKDNNKIFPIRQEAILKNGRVYLPLRGIAEAYGNVVKFTKSNGLVTISIEQ
- a CDS encoding GNAT family N-acetyltransferase; translated protein: MQPTFETERLVLRPFELGDSVQVQKLAGDIEVARTTLSIPYPYPDGAAESWISGCHGRSETGDGFAFAMVGKDNSVLIGCISINIAKPHNRGELAYWVGRPFWGKGYAAEAAKQVVQFGFETLKLNKIWAAAMVKNPASSNVMSKVGMKHEGTFKQHISKWDQFEDLVYYGMIKTDYDNMVK